A genomic stretch from Sulfobacillus thermosulfidooxidans includes:
- a CDS encoding NAD(P)/FAD-dependent oxidoreductase: protein MHKVVVLGSRFGGSATAYWLHKLFSHHEIDVTIVDQWPMMTYRPAMVMAAAGHPHIADQWHIHMARKYEQAGFHFIRDTIFKIDPSSQQVILTGHPPLTYDTLFVATGSDPGWATIKGLGPQRSGVCEDYLARNTGYAVHNPIHHIVIGIGCLHQSPYDPIQLQASLDVPGFEVGFLLDAWLAKQNRRKGTAITILTPAGVPGESLGPKSQEFLLKELKRRDIHLITHAQYDRVTRSSIILKNRVTLEADRMIWVPPYPGSELLRLSGLDDGYGWMPTNEYCRHERWPNIYAVGDVNRSALPKLGHIAMLQARTAVHAFWAERKHKTSKPYNPYILHVMWLGHGKGIFTLSDTLYGGKRQWVNVGRMAAASKSVFNWSYRIFAGWMPIMP, encoded by the coding sequence ATGCATAAAGTCGTCGTTCTCGGTTCCCGTTTTGGCGGCTCTGCCACCGCCTATTGGTTACACAAACTGTTTTCCCATCATGAAATTGATGTGACCATTGTGGATCAATGGCCCATGATGACATACCGGCCTGCCATGGTGATGGCAGCAGCCGGTCATCCTCACATTGCGGATCAATGGCACATTCATATGGCCAGAAAATATGAACAAGCAGGGTTTCACTTTATTCGGGACACGATTTTCAAAATTGATCCGAGTTCGCAGCAGGTCATTTTAACGGGACATCCCCCACTGACCTATGACACCTTATTTGTGGCCACAGGGTCCGATCCCGGTTGGGCAACCATCAAAGGGCTAGGGCCCCAACGAAGCGGGGTGTGCGAAGATTACCTGGCCCGCAACACGGGATATGCCGTGCACAATCCCATTCATCATATTGTCATCGGGATTGGCTGTTTACATCAAAGTCCTTATGATCCGATTCAACTGCAAGCATCTTTAGACGTGCCCGGTTTTGAAGTGGGATTTTTGCTCGATGCCTGGTTAGCCAAGCAAAACCGCCGGAAAGGCACAGCGATTACCATACTGACGCCAGCCGGCGTACCAGGAGAATCCCTCGGGCCAAAAAGTCAAGAATTTCTGCTAAAGGAATTAAAACGGCGCGACATTCATCTTATCACCCATGCCCAATATGACCGGGTGACCCGGTCGAGCATAATCTTAAAGAATCGAGTGACCCTGGAAGCTGACCGAATGATTTGGGTCCCCCCTTATCCCGGATCCGAACTCCTGCGTTTAAGTGGACTTGATGATGGTTATGGATGGATGCCAACCAATGAATACTGCCGTCACGAAAGGTGGCCTAACATCTATGCGGTGGGCGACGTGAATCGCTCCGCATTGCCTAAACTGGGTCATATAGCCATGTTGCAAGCTAGGACTGCTGTCCATGCCTTTTGGGCAGAACGCAAACATAAAACCAGCAAGCCTTACAACCCCTATATTCTTCACGTCATGTGGCTCGGACACGGTAAGGGTATTTTCACGTTAAGTGATACCCTCTATGGAGGTAAACGACAATGGGTCAATGTCGGACGGATGGCTGCCGCCTCGAAATCCGTATTCAATTGGAGTTACCGCATTTTTGCGGGATGGATGCCCATCATGCCTTAA
- a CDS encoding FMN-binding glutamate synthase family protein translates to MLPTVIWTVLIVIMVLFIAGIAVLWWLIRWVGHGAEKLAGSSPRTHLTEVFFALQAWSWREIFLLLQRAQNGKAAEHPMGSFVFQPSLLDQLAFDPATLEFREPRTQDISLAVTIGPRAKKPLQLELPVLIAPMAYGMALSADAKLALAQISSLAGTATSSGEGPFLPEERAYAYRWILQWSQGPWNHQNPMIFLADMIEIHLGQGAEAAIRISKHKHLPKRLKRIAHKQHIVIHSGTPSLPQMLYHIKSLNPDIPVGVKLPATNHVERDLAILASWPIDVITLDGQEAGSSGSPAVISDHFGISTAIAIKRARSWLDDHGIHHISLIASGGIKGAADMAKLLALGADAVAVGSAILFAMSHMQLSPFMSTTLEGASALVFADSSHHTKPRFDVGEAVEHGVNWFNATASELRIMLEAMGLTNVKQLRTVSLIPKTEEAARLLNLNLPLNHKNHSLAAQLDRVVAEYQVLNQLLLRQYRLLNAPQEMMFHA, encoded by the coding sequence ATGTTACCAACAGTGATATGGACCGTTTTGATCGTTATCATGGTGCTGTTCATAGCCGGAATCGCTGTTTTATGGTGGCTCATTCGCTGGGTGGGGCATGGAGCAGAAAAACTGGCGGGTTCTTCCCCCCGCACCCATCTGACCGAAGTGTTTTTTGCTCTCCAAGCCTGGTCTTGGCGAGAAATTTTCTTACTCCTGCAACGTGCCCAGAATGGCAAAGCGGCAGAACATCCTATGGGGTCATTTGTTTTTCAGCCAAGCTTGCTTGATCAACTAGCCTTTGATCCGGCAACCCTGGAATTTAGGGAACCACGCACTCAAGACATCTCCTTGGCGGTAACCATCGGGCCTCGCGCCAAAAAACCGCTACAACTGGAATTGCCGGTGCTCATTGCCCCCATGGCATATGGCATGGCTCTTAGTGCCGATGCTAAATTGGCCTTGGCTCAAATTTCATCGTTAGCCGGAACTGCCACGTCTTCAGGTGAAGGTCCTTTTCTCCCTGAAGAACGGGCCTATGCTTACCGCTGGATTCTACAGTGGTCACAAGGTCCTTGGAACCATCAAAATCCGATGATCTTTTTAGCCGATATGATCGAAATTCACCTCGGTCAAGGAGCGGAAGCCGCTATTCGCATTTCGAAACACAAACACTTGCCCAAGCGTCTCAAACGCATAGCCCATAAGCAGCATATCGTGATTCATTCGGGGACCCCGTCCCTTCCCCAGATGTTATATCACATCAAATCTCTTAATCCTGATATCCCTGTTGGAGTCAAACTGCCCGCGACTAACCACGTTGAACGGGATCTGGCCATTTTAGCCTCGTGGCCGATCGATGTCATTACCTTAGATGGCCAAGAAGCCGGAAGTTCAGGAAGTCCCGCGGTAATTTCTGACCACTTTGGCATTTCCACAGCCATTGCCATCAAAAGAGCAAGGAGCTGGTTAGATGACCATGGCATTCATCATATCTCTCTGATTGCGTCAGGGGGCATCAAAGGCGCTGCCGATATGGCCAAATTACTTGCACTCGGTGCTGATGCCGTAGCAGTGGGATCGGCCATTTTGTTTGCGATGAGCCACATGCAGCTCTCCCCTTTCATGTCAACGACGCTTGAAGGAGCTAGCGCCCTGGTTTTTGCCGACAGTTCCCATCACACAAAACCCCGGTTTGACGTAGGCGAAGCCGTAGAACATGGCGTAAATTGGTTTAATGCTACGGCCTCGGAATTACGCATCATGTTAGAAGCCATGGGCCTCACCAACGTCAAGCAATTACGAACCGTGTCATTGATACCCAAAACCGAAGAGGCGGCCAGGTTATTAAATCTGAATTTGCCCTTGAATCACAAAAACCATAGTCTGGCTGCGCAATTAGACCGCGTCGTCGCCGAATATCAAGTGCTCAACCAGTTACTACTACGACAATATCGTTTATTGAATGCCCCTCAAGAGATGATGTTCCATGCATAA
- a CDS encoding GerAB/ArcD/ProY family transporter: MSIVTGAIFIWPQAILLLAGDDTPWAILASIAMAIVMSSLALIWMKITPPGILTDRMRQTWHGFAWPILFIHITLCLILDATMLALFAQMLSAVFYPLTPLWAMKLMIAAESAWFASRSFHVLARNIQFWFPVLMLLLFLLITIEWTNVHCWWALRPSTHIVVHPLLQAILSTWFLWKQNEVSVTVAHFVRSPTQMLIRKLTLGAILFQGIVISLIYVITVGSIGPYAVLRLRWPLVYVLSNQSSHTFYLSRPGLIILLIWTGAIVFYLAAHLFCMGVNSSKLFTKSYNLTPMAVWIFSILEILITFFIPTPTTATHLLLDFFNPVDLSVSLIVLVSSILIRLIANALHAKHHLA; the protein is encoded by the coding sequence ATGTCCATTGTCACAGGGGCCATCTTCATTTGGCCCCAAGCCATTTTGCTGTTGGCAGGAGATGACACGCCGTGGGCCATATTAGCCAGCATTGCCATGGCTATCGTGATGAGCTCCTTGGCACTCATCTGGATGAAGATTACGCCCCCGGGGATTCTTACGGACCGGATGCGTCAGACGTGGCATGGTTTTGCCTGGCCGATTTTGTTCATTCATATCACCTTATGTTTGATTCTTGATGCCACGATGCTGGCACTCTTTGCGCAAATGCTGTCCGCTGTTTTCTACCCGCTCACCCCGCTTTGGGCCATGAAATTGATGATAGCTGCGGAATCCGCCTGGTTTGCCAGTCGCTCCTTTCACGTGCTCGCTCGTAATATTCAGTTTTGGTTTCCTGTGCTGATGCTGCTCCTGTTTTTGCTCATTACGATCGAATGGACAAATGTCCATTGTTGGTGGGCACTCCGTCCCTCCACTCATATTGTCGTCCATCCCCTCCTCCAAGCCATATTGAGTACTTGGTTTTTGTGGAAACAAAATGAAGTCTCGGTGACCGTGGCTCATTTTGTCCGCTCTCCCACTCAGATGCTCATTCGTAAACTAACGTTAGGAGCGATTCTCTTCCAAGGGATAGTTATTTCTTTGATTTATGTGATTACCGTAGGATCCATTGGGCCTTATGCCGTTCTCCGTCTGCGCTGGCCGCTTGTTTACGTCTTGAGCAACCAATCAAGCCACACATTTTATTTGAGCCGGCCGGGACTGATAATTTTGCTGATTTGGACAGGCGCCATTGTCTTTTATTTGGCAGCCCATTTATTTTGTATGGGCGTCAATTCATCTAAATTATTTACGAAATCCTATAATCTGACTCCCATGGCGGTATGGATTTTTTCCATTTTGGAAATCCTAATTACCTTTTTTATTCCCACACCGACCACCGCAACCCATTTATTATTAGATTTTTTCAATCCCGTCGACTTAAGTGTCAGCTTGATTGTCCTGGTGAGTTCCATTCTCATTCGGTTGATTGCTAACGCCCTGCACGCCAAACATCATCTGGCCTGA
- a CDS encoding Ger(x)C family spore germination C-terminal domain-containing protein, producing the protein MNKRILSHFLVVIMLSLSLTGCWDSKALEHRGIVLAVGVDKTQAPNEYQWIFVFPNVTLSPSSLSSIKPNQEYYTVSVHASTFPQALMRAQEKSSRALYLGQLQTLVWSCHLSWPQLWPIINAINAEGTVPKTYWTMAAKVPLEPIVEYVSPQVVPPRTFLSAYFECKNCQPIRLRQSGWQFWSNGVSAGISPFTPLVSLTGKDFRIRHIAVYPTEGRPVIFTHQETQGFGYLTGRVQKTSLSFSWNHETVNVTTMHEHRALSIHQMGHTLDVKENIRLSGYIDEVSGHQIMQLSSQQTVITEAEHQILQSCLDAIHRANVTKVDPFGYGERILWFGTHSSSFMPIQAQITVTISVKGEGILR; encoded by the coding sequence GTGAATAAGAGAATTCTGAGTCATTTTCTCGTTGTCATCATGCTGTCTCTTTCCTTAACTGGTTGTTGGGATTCGAAAGCGCTGGAACACCGTGGTATTGTTTTGGCTGTTGGTGTCGACAAAACTCAAGCGCCTAATGAGTACCAATGGATCTTTGTGTTTCCCAACGTCACCTTATCTCCTAGTTCACTCAGTAGCATCAAGCCTAATCAGGAATATTACACCGTCAGCGTTCATGCCAGCACCTTTCCTCAAGCCCTCATGCGGGCCCAAGAAAAATCAAGCCGTGCGCTATATTTAGGGCAATTGCAAACTCTGGTCTGGTCCTGCCATCTTTCTTGGCCACAACTGTGGCCCATCATCAATGCCATCAATGCGGAAGGCACCGTTCCCAAAACCTATTGGACAATGGCTGCCAAAGTGCCACTGGAACCGATCGTGGAATATGTTTCTCCCCAAGTGGTTCCGCCCCGCACCTTCTTATCGGCGTACTTTGAATGCAAAAACTGTCAGCCCATTCGTCTCCGACAAAGCGGTTGGCAATTTTGGTCTAATGGCGTGAGTGCCGGAATCAGCCCCTTCACCCCATTAGTGTCTCTCACTGGAAAAGATTTTCGGATTCGGCACATCGCCGTTTACCCGACTGAAGGACGTCCTGTGATATTTACCCATCAAGAGACCCAAGGATTTGGCTATTTAACCGGACGGGTGCAAAAAACGTCTTTGTCCTTTTCCTGGAATCACGAAACAGTCAACGTAACCACGATGCATGAGCACCGCGCATTAAGTATTCACCAAATGGGACATACTTTGGATGTCAAAGAAAATATTCGCTTATCCGGATATATCGACGAGGTGTCAGGACATCAAATCATGCAGCTGTCTAGTCAACAGACGGTGATTACGGAAGCAGAACATCAGATTCTCCAGTCCTGTCTCGATGCTATTCACCGGGCCAATGTCACCAAGGTCGACCCATTTGGCTACGGCGAACGAATTTTGTGGTTTGGCACACATTCTTCATCGTTTATGCCTATTCAGGCACAAATTACGGTGACGATTTCTGTTAAAGGAGAAGGGATTTTACGGTAA
- a CDS encoding spore germination protein, with product MDEPLNADAVKDVIKLAKPLLQELEGWTTLLSKPPYSLVQYSPDLSAVYDRLKSGFGSSPDVLLRWIIVPACAPNKVLVASIDGLSDTQMVDQDIIAPLLKTTAPPESWGETTITPGHIHSETQWDKIIEALAAGNTIIFAPGLDKVWVVDTVKYRQRSIGRPQTELSVRGPEEAFNEVILTQMNQLRQRILDPQLRFHKLTVGTRQHTTVALAYLEGVANPSLIETCLNRLEHVKISGHANSTLIAGLIRDHPRSIFPTIRATERVDIACWRLLEGKVVILVDGDPFVLIAPAPLGDFYRTAMDYSGAWYDTSFVRTIRLLGWILGIYFPALYIALTEVNPNLIPSTLLVITLGDHAALPFSPFVEAILMVVIVEILREAALRLPKSMSTTIGTVGAIVVGTAVVKAGFVSPQIIVVITLTALSFYTVPVYELTGTWRIVNVVMLLVSAVMGILGIVLVTLLLIGMLSAMTSFGTPYFEPATPFRRTDWKDYLIRVPWTLLRTRLSAARPLVIVSSEHEKVKEPAHLQRGRMEAGE from the coding sequence GTGGACGAACCGCTCAATGCTGATGCTGTAAAAGATGTAATCAAATTAGCGAAGCCGCTTCTCCAAGAATTGGAAGGCTGGACCACGTTATTATCCAAACCTCCTTATTCGCTCGTCCAATATTCGCCGGATTTGTCAGCGGTCTATGACCGTCTCAAATCGGGATTCGGCTCTAGTCCTGATGTGTTATTGCGCTGGATTATTGTGCCGGCTTGCGCCCCCAACAAAGTACTAGTGGCCAGCATTGACGGCCTGTCAGATACACAAATGGTCGATCAAGATATTATTGCACCTTTGTTGAAGACAACGGCCCCCCCTGAGTCATGGGGCGAAACCACCATCACCCCCGGACACATTCATTCGGAAACCCAGTGGGATAAGATTATTGAAGCCTTAGCGGCAGGTAATACCATCATCTTTGCCCCCGGACTAGATAAGGTCTGGGTAGTAGACACCGTAAAATACCGTCAACGCAGCATCGGACGGCCTCAAACTGAACTCAGCGTAAGAGGACCAGAAGAAGCTTTTAATGAAGTAATCCTAACCCAAATGAATCAATTACGTCAGCGTATTTTAGATCCTCAATTGCGTTTTCACAAACTGACGGTAGGAACCCGCCAACACACCACGGTGGCCCTGGCCTATTTAGAAGGCGTGGCCAACCCGTCTTTGATTGAAACCTGCTTGAATCGCTTAGAACACGTCAAAATCAGTGGTCACGCCAATTCCACATTGATTGCGGGGCTCATTCGCGACCATCCCCGCTCTATTTTTCCGACCATTCGCGCCACCGAACGAGTCGATATTGCCTGTTGGAGGCTTCTCGAGGGTAAAGTTGTGATTTTGGTCGATGGAGATCCCTTTGTCCTCATTGCTCCTGCCCCCTTAGGCGATTTTTACCGTACAGCCATGGACTATTCAGGGGCCTGGTATGATACCTCGTTTGTGCGAACAATCCGCTTATTGGGATGGATTTTGGGGATTTATTTTCCCGCGTTATATATTGCCCTTACTGAAGTCAATCCCAATTTAATTCCTTCCACGTTGCTCGTCATTACTTTAGGTGATCATGCTGCCCTGCCCTTTTCACCATTTGTCGAAGCCATCTTAATGGTGGTCATTGTTGAGATCTTACGCGAAGCGGCTTTGCGCCTTCCCAAATCGATGAGTACCACGATTGGGACGGTTGGGGCAATTGTGGTGGGAACCGCTGTAGTCAAAGCCGGATTCGTGAGCCCTCAAATTATTGTGGTCATCACGTTAACCGCATTAAGTTTTTATACCGTGCCCGTTTATGAGCTCACGGGTACGTGGCGGATTGTCAATGTGGTCATGCTTCTGGTATCGGCTGTCATGGGAATTCTGGGCATTGTGTTAGTCACGCTACTCTTAATTGGCATGTTAAGCGCCATGACTTCATTTGGCACCCCCTATTTTGAACCGGCAACACCTTTTAGACGAACTGACTGGAAAGACTACTTGATCCGCGTTCCCTGGACTTTATTGCGGACCCGCCTCTCGGCCGCACGTCCCTTGGTCATTGTAAGCAGCGAGCATGAAAAGGTGAAGGAACCAGCACATTTACAGCGGGGGCGCATGGAAGCCGGTGAATAA
- a CDS encoding anhydro-N-acetylmuramic acid kinase, with translation MHSFWAIGLMTGTSADGIDAALVKIMGDDPWPTCQLIAFDYHPFSKKLRHDIFSLFQTSISLWQLGYVHSQLARDSADSVQRLLDYQGLQAEDVRVIGFHGQTISHFPEIGFSLQIGDATLLAALTGIPVVSNFRAGDLAVGGQGAPLIPYFDYAMFRSKARTRVLLNIGGIANITIIPQDAAIQDVIGFDTGPGNMLIDGTIALISHGKQAFDEGGHIAGLGQANAVLVKKWMSHPYFKQAPPKSTGREVFGLDFCQQLVSEMQRQHMSQEDSLRTITAFVAESIAQSIRQYVFDPYDLIVAGGGMHNQTLMTELSTRLGRINWQKTDDYYIPGDAKEAMAFAYLAWQYLEGRPTNVPSVTGAKKAVCLGNLFLP, from the coding sequence GTGCACTCTTTTTGGGCGATTGGTCTGATGACGGGAACTTCTGCTGATGGCATAGACGCCGCTTTGGTGAAGATTATGGGAGATGATCCATGGCCAACATGTCAGCTGATTGCGTTTGACTATCATCCCTTTTCGAAGAAATTGCGCCATGACATTTTTTCGCTTTTTCAAACTTCCATCTCTTTATGGCAATTGGGATACGTGCACTCTCAGTTGGCCCGGGATTCTGCTGACAGTGTTCAGAGACTTCTTGATTATCAAGGACTTCAAGCAGAGGATGTTCGTGTTATTGGGTTTCATGGACAGACCATCTCTCATTTCCCAGAAATTGGTTTTAGTCTTCAAATTGGCGATGCAACGCTCTTAGCGGCTTTGACCGGTATTCCTGTCGTCTCGAATTTTCGAGCGGGTGACTTGGCTGTAGGAGGTCAAGGCGCACCATTAATTCCGTATTTTGACTACGCCATGTTTCGATCTAAAGCCCGAACACGAGTCCTTTTGAATATTGGGGGCATAGCGAATATCACCATCATTCCTCAGGATGCAGCTATCCAAGATGTCATAGGCTTTGATACAGGTCCAGGCAATATGCTAATAGACGGGACGATCGCATTAATTTCTCACGGAAAGCAGGCCTTTGATGAGGGCGGACACATTGCGGGATTGGGTCAGGCCAATGCGGTGTTGGTAAAAAAGTGGATGAGTCATCCATATTTCAAACAAGCGCCTCCTAAAAGTACCGGACGGGAAGTGTTTGGCTTGGATTTTTGTCAGCAACTTGTCAGTGAAATGCAGCGCCAGCACATGAGCCAGGAGGATAGTCTCAGGACAATAACAGCTTTCGTCGCGGAAAGTATCGCTCAATCTATTCGACAGTACGTTTTCGATCCCTATGATCTCATTGTTGCCGGAGGCGGAATGCACAATCAGACCTTGATGACAGAATTATCCACTAGGCTCGGAAGAATTAATTGGCAGAAGACGGATGATTATTACATTCCGGGCGACGCCAAAGAGGCGATGGCTTTCGCCTATCTCGCTTGGCAATATCTTGAAGGACGGCCAACCAATGTGCCGTCTGTTACCGGTGCCAAGAAAGCAGTATGTTTGGGAAATTTATTTCTTCCCTAG
- a CDS encoding DUF2079 domain-containing protein: protein MTLIVFIIYWTAALIRLYSERATTWDFGYYSQILWLINHGHWLAKSTLNGHDALTDAGSWILYPIGWAYSILHSPGILFLQSAALASGIPFLAWWMKKYPVGSIPFWGILCLYSVYPAVLGSALFDWHPDTLAIPAFFYAAWAIETHHTRHFWLSCMLMLLTKVTAALIIIGLAAPWLLRRQWKMALATFLIGVLLAYVEVDVLFPALAGHQMAQWQQYYGWLGPTPLSGIKNLILHPEILLTAAFRHVDILYILLLGAPLAFLPTIWGLIRGGWAWPAWIMVVFNGLSLFSAQMNAFNQYSLPIAPFWFISLILLWRQLPSRPATFLIPWGLAALSVGLWAKEEKPLIWYNKNPTRALVDCLSKIPPGVPVYGQNSTLATVSSRSVVRFLPLPPRPALQLHTVVILNQNVNPANRLTPLSVVNATLRRLKTHPQYWMLIVHQGPIWVFQLKD, encoded by the coding sequence TTGACACTCATCGTTTTCATAATCTATTGGACAGCAGCGCTTATTCGTTTGTATTCGGAGCGAGCCACGACATGGGATTTTGGGTATTATTCACAAATTCTGTGGCTGATTAATCATGGACATTGGCTGGCAAAATCGACCCTCAACGGACACGACGCACTGACGGATGCCGGATCGTGGATTCTCTATCCTATCGGTTGGGCTTATTCAATTCTTCATTCTCCGGGGATCTTATTCCTTCAATCCGCAGCGTTAGCATCAGGAATTCCTTTTTTGGCGTGGTGGATGAAAAAATATCCTGTGGGTTCCATACCCTTTTGGGGAATTCTATGTCTTTATTCAGTCTATCCGGCGGTATTGGGATCGGCGCTATTTGATTGGCATCCCGATACCTTGGCCATTCCGGCATTTTTTTATGCCGCGTGGGCCATCGAAACGCACCACACCCGCCACTTTTGGCTCTCTTGTATGTTGATGCTGTTAACTAAAGTCACGGCCGCACTGATTATAATAGGTTTGGCAGCGCCATGGCTTTTACGGCGACAATGGAAAATGGCTCTAGCCACTTTCTTAATAGGAGTTCTTCTCGCCTATGTTGAGGTCGATGTGCTCTTTCCCGCATTGGCCGGTCATCAAATGGCGCAATGGCAACAATATTACGGATGGCTTGGTCCAACGCCATTGTCCGGCATAAAAAATCTAATCCTCCACCCCGAGATTCTTTTGACCGCAGCCTTCCGGCACGTCGATATTCTGTATATTTTGCTGCTAGGAGCACCGCTAGCCTTTCTCCCGACAATATGGGGTCTCATTCGAGGAGGGTGGGCTTGGCCGGCATGGATTATGGTTGTCTTCAATGGGCTTTCGTTATTCTCTGCGCAAATGAATGCTTTTAATCAATACTCGCTACCCATTGCTCCATTTTGGTTTATCAGCCTGATTTTATTGTGGAGGCAGCTGCCTTCTCGTCCGGCCACATTTCTGATTCCCTGGGGTCTTGCCGCATTGAGTGTGGGTTTATGGGCGAAGGAAGAAAAACCCCTTATTTGGTATAACAAGAATCCGACCAGAGCCTTGGTGGATTGTCTGAGCAAGATTCCCCCTGGAGTACCGGTCTATGGGCAAAACAGCACCTTGGCAACGGTATCATCACGTTCGGTTGTACGGTTCCTTCCCTTGCCTCCTCGGCCCGCTCTACAGCTTCATACTGTCGTCATTCTTAACCAAAATGTCAATCCGGCCAACCGGTTAACCCCTCTATCTGTAGTTAACGCAACACTAAGACGTCTCAAAACCCATCCGCAATATTGGATGCTGATAGTCCATCAGGGTCCTATTTGGGTCTTTCAGCTTAAAGATTAG
- a CDS encoding cytochrome ubiquinol oxidase subunit I → MDQLGLARLQFGVTTVYHFLFVPITIGLAFLIAIMETIYVRTGKEEYRPLIQFWGRLFLINFAVGVVTGLLQEFQFGMDWANYSRFVGDIFGAPLAVEALLAFFMESTFIGVWNFGWDRLSKKVHLLAIWLVAIGTMTSGFWILTANSFMQEPVGYQMVHGTAQMVSFGALLTNPQLWVEFPHTILASYLTASFFVLAISSYQLLRHHYPDLFKFSFRLASIVGLISAVLVIVVGDLQATHLETSQPMKLAAAEALWNTTSQHAPWSVFAIVDAKAQKDYAQIQIPDMLSILAYKRLSGAVEGIHQVQAQYVKKYGPGNYVPPVAPVYYTFRLMIFAGTAMLALAAYAVYLLKKSRFAEKRWFLRVLEWSLVLPYLANSAGWIMTEVGRQPWVVYGLLSTAHGVSSPQSVSATDIALSLSAFALVYGSMAIAAIYLFRKYTFMGLDPTTNQPESVTDKDILLAGSKS, encoded by the coding sequence ATGGATCAGTTGGGTTTGGCCCGTCTCCAATTTGGGGTCACCACAGTGTATCATTTCTTGTTTGTTCCCATTACCATTGGATTGGCTTTTCTTATCGCGATAATGGAAACGATTTATGTCCGAACGGGCAAAGAAGAATATCGACCGCTCATTCAATTTTGGGGTCGGCTATTTTTGATTAACTTTGCTGTAGGGGTTGTAACAGGTTTATTGCAGGAGTTTCAATTTGGTATGGACTGGGCTAATTATTCCCGGTTTGTGGGAGATATCTTTGGAGCACCTTTGGCTGTCGAAGCATTGTTAGCCTTTTTTATGGAATCGACATTCATCGGTGTATGGAATTTCGGATGGGATCGACTGTCGAAAAAAGTGCATTTGCTTGCCATTTGGTTGGTCGCTATCGGCACGATGACTTCCGGTTTTTGGATTTTAACGGCGAATTCGTTTATGCAAGAGCCCGTTGGATATCAAATGGTCCATGGAACGGCGCAAATGGTGAGTTTTGGAGCGCTATTGACCAATCCTCAGTTATGGGTGGAATTTCCACACACGATTTTGGCGTCGTATTTAACCGCATCGTTCTTTGTTTTGGCGATTAGTTCCTATCAATTACTGCGCCATCACTATCCCGATTTATTCAAATTTTCATTTCGACTGGCATCAATTGTGGGATTAATTTCAGCCGTGTTGGTTATTGTTGTGGGGGATTTGCAAGCAACACACCTTGAAACGTCGCAGCCTATGAAGTTGGCCGCAGCAGAAGCGCTGTGGAATACCACATCGCAGCACGCTCCGTGGAGTGTCTTTGCGATTGTGGATGCAAAGGCGCAAAAGGATTATGCACAAATTCAAATTCCTGATATGTTGTCTATTTTGGCCTATAAACGTTTAAGTGGTGCCGTGGAAGGCATTCATCAAGTGCAAGCCCAATACGTGAAAAAATATGGTCCGGGCAATTATGTGCCGCCTGTAGCTCCTGTTTATTACACGTTCCGTCTGATGATTTTCGCGGGAACAGCGATGTTAGCGTTAGCGGCCTATGCAGTGTATTTGTTGAAGAAGTCCCGATTTGCTGAAAAACGGTGGTTTCTTCGGGTTTTGGAATGGAGTCTGGTTCTGCCTTACTTAGCCAATTCTGCGGGATGGATTATGACAGAAGTTGGGCGTCAGCCGTGGGTCGTATATGGTTTACTCAGTACTGCCCATGGGGTATCTTCACCCCAAAGTGTTTCAGCAACCGATATTGCATTGTCTCTTAGTGCGTTTGCATTGGTCTACGGATCTATGGCGATCGCCGCGATTTACCTATTTCGCAAGTACACGTTCATGGGTTTAGATCCCACAACGAATCAACCAGAATCGGTCACGGATAAAGACATTTTACTGGCGGGATCAAAATCATGA